The Bernardetia sp. region AGGCTATTTTATGGATTATATGCGTCATCGAAAATATAGAACTCTTGATAAAGACGACCCTAGAAATGAGTTATTCAAAAACACAACCTCATCAGACACAAAATAAATTTATTCTGTAAAACCACTTAAATATGCTCACTCACTATCATATATTGAATGGAGACTCTTTAAAAGAACAGTTTCCAAAATCTATTCAAGGTAAAATAATCGTAGCTAGAGAGTGTTTAGTAGATGGAAATGTGGAAGGAGGAAATTTGGAGGAATTTTATAAAACAAGGGCTAAATTTATTGCCCTAAATTACAGTGGTTATACAGAAGAAGAATATCATAACAAAACGGTTACTGAATTTGAGAAAATACAAGCTATTCCTTCTAACTCAAAAGTTTATATGTGGTTTGAAGATGA contains the following coding sequences:
- a CDS encoding DUF1835 domain-containing protein; translated protein: MLTHYHILNGDSLKEQFPKSIQGKIIVARECLVDGNVEGGNLEEFYKTRAKFIALNYSGYTEEEYHNKTVTEFEKIQAIPSNSKVYMWFED